A window from Citrus sinensis cultivar Valencia sweet orange chromosome 3, DVS_A1.0, whole genome shotgun sequence encodes these proteins:
- the LOC127901201 gene encoding 2-alkenal reductase (NADP(+)-dependent)-like, with protein sequence MVDVGEILPNAFFQVFFDRLASRDLLSFVRQLGGGVDSELKKWERKLKMIQAVLNDAEKQLTDEAVKMWLDDLQDLAYDAEDILDEFATQALESSQFYEVCSPKQGECVLIWARVQLVSLFAKLLGCYVVGSAGSKNKVDLLKNRLGFDEAFYSKEEPDLNAALISCFPEGIDIYFENVGGKMLDAVLINMKIGGQIAVCGMISQYNLDEPKGIHNLTRLILKQVRMEGFLVSDYNHLYPKFLEMIIPHIKWAKIVYIEDTAEGLESALAARVGLFSGRNLGKQVAAVASE encoded by the exons ATGGTTGATGTGGGAGAGATCTTACCCAACGCCTTCTTTCAGGTGTTTTTTGACAGGTTGGCTTCCCGTGATTTGCTCAGCTTTGTCCGTCAACTTGGAGGGGGGGTCGATTCCGAGCTCAAGAAGTGGGAAAGAAAGCTGAAGATGATTCAGGCGGTGCTCAACGATGCAGAGAAGCAACTGACCGACGAGGCTGTGAAGATGTGGCTGGACGATCTCCAAGACTTGGCTTATGACGCTGAGGAcattcttgatgagtttgCTACTCAAGCTTTGGAAA GTTCTCAGTTTTATGAGGTGTGCTCTCCTAAGCAAGGAGAGTGTGTCTTAATATGGGCAAGGGTGCAGTTGGTCAGCTTGTTTGCAAAGTTACTGGGCTGCTATGTTGTCGGAAGTGCTGGAAGCAAAAACAAG GTTGATCTACTGAAGAATAGGCTTGGGTTCGATGAGGCGTTCTACTCTAAAGAAGAACCTGATTTGAATGCAGCCTTGATAAG CTGCTTTCCTGAAGGCATTGacatatattttgaaaacgtTGGTGGGAAAATGCTCGATGCGGTGCTGATCAACATGAAAATTGGTGGTCAAATTGCTGTGTGTGGGATGATCTCGCAGTACAACCTTGACGAACCCAAAGGCATACACAACTTGACGCGTCTTATTTTGAAACAGGTTCGGATGGAAGGATTCCTTGTTTCGGATTACAATCACCTCTATCCGAAGTTTCTGGAAATGATCATTCCTCACATCAAGTGGGCAAAGATTGTATACATTGAAGACACGGCTGAAGGTCTTGAGAGTGCTCTGGCAGCTCGCGTCGGTCTGTTCTCTGGCCGGAATCTCGGGAAACAGGTGGCTGCAGTTGCTTCTGAATGA
- the LOC102621181 gene encoding 2-alkenal reductase (NADP(+)-dependent)-like isoform X1 produces the protein MAELVRNKQVILKDFVSGFPKETDMYMTESSIELKVPKGSNGVLLKNLYLSCDPYMRPRMTYIEGSYVESFKPGLPISGYGVAKVLDSENPEFSKGDLVWGMTGWEEYSLITAPYLFKIQHTDVPLSYYTGILGMPGMTAYVGFYEVCSAKHGECVFISAASGAVGQLVGQFAKLLGCYVVGSAGSKDKVDLLKNKFGFDEAFNYKEEADLNAALKRYFPEGIDVYFENVGGKTLDAVLPNMKIRGRIAACGMISQYNLDKPEGVHNLMYLVSKRLRMEGFIVLDHYHLYPKFLEMIIPHIKEGKLVYVEDMAEGLESAPAALIGLFSGQNVGKQVVAVAPE, from the exons ATGGCTGAATTGGTGAGGAACAAGCAAGTGATATTGAAGGACTTTGTGTCTGGTTTCCCAAAAGAAACAGACATGTACATGACCGAAAGCTCCATAGAATTGAAGGTGCCAAAAGGTTCAAATGGGGTTCTTTTAAAGAACCTGTACTTGTCCTGTGATCCGTACATGCGACCAAGAATGACCTACATCGAAGGATCTTACGTTGAATCCTTTAAACCTGGCTTG CCCATAAGTGGATATGGGGTGGCTAAAGTTTTGGATTCAGAGAATCCAGAGTTCAGCAAAGGTGACTTGGTTTGGGGAATGACTGGATGGGAAGAGTATAGTCTCATTACGGCTCCATACTTGTTTAAAATTCAACACACAGATGTGCCTCTTTCTTACTATACTGGAATCCTTG GTATGCCTGGTATGACCGCTTACGTTGGATTTTATGAGGTCTGCTCTGCTAAGCATGGAGAGTGTGTCTTCATATCAGCAGCATCTGGTGCAGTTGGTCAGCTTGTGGGGCAGTTTGCAAAGTTATTGGGCTGCTATGTCGTCGGAAGTGCTGGAAGCAAAGACAAG GTTGATCTACTGAAGAACAAGTTTGGGTTCGACGAGGCATTTAACTATAAAGAAGAAGCTGATTTGAATGCAGCATTGAAAAG GTACTTTCCCGAAGGAATTGATGTATATTTTGAAAACGTTGGTGGAAAAACGCTTGACGCAGTGCTACCCAACATGAAAATCCGTGGTCGAATTGCTGCATGCGGTATGATCTCACAGTACAATCTTGACAAGCCTGAAGGTGTGCACAACTTGATGTATCTTGTTTCGAAGAGGCTTCGAATGGAAGGATTCATTGTTCTCGATCACTATCACCTCTATCCAAAGTTTCTGGAAATGATCATTCCTCACATCAAAGAAGGGAAGCTTGTATACGTCGAAGACATGGCTGAAGGTCTGGAGAGTGCTCCGGCAGCTCTCATCGGTCTATTCTCTGGCCAGAATGTTGGGAAACAGGTGGTTGCTGTTGCTCCTGAATGA
- the LOC102621181 gene encoding 2-alkenal reductase (NADP(+)-dependent)-like isoform X2, which translates to MAELVRNKQVILKDFVSGFPKETDMYMTESSIELKVPKGSNGVLLKNLYLSCDPYMRPRMTYIEGSYVESFKPGLPISGYGVAKVLDSENPEFSKGDLVWGMTGWEEYSLITAPYLFKIQHTDVPLSYYTGILASGAVGQLVGQFAKLLGCYVVGSAGSKDKVDLLKNKFGFDEAFNYKEEADLNAALKRYFPEGIDVYFENVGGKTLDAVLPNMKIRGRIAACGMISQYNLDKPEGVHNLMYLVSKRLRMEGFIVLDHYHLYPKFLEMIIPHIKEGKLVYVEDMAEGLESAPAALIGLFSGQNVGKQVVAVAPE; encoded by the exons ATGGCTGAATTGGTGAGGAACAAGCAAGTGATATTGAAGGACTTTGTGTCTGGTTTCCCAAAAGAAACAGACATGTACATGACCGAAAGCTCCATAGAATTGAAGGTGCCAAAAGGTTCAAATGGGGTTCTTTTAAAGAACCTGTACTTGTCCTGTGATCCGTACATGCGACCAAGAATGACCTACATCGAAGGATCTTACGTTGAATCCTTTAAACCTGGCTTG CCCATAAGTGGATATGGGGTGGCTAAAGTTTTGGATTCAGAGAATCCAGAGTTCAGCAAAGGTGACTTGGTTTGGGGAATGACTGGATGGGAAGAGTATAGTCTCATTACGGCTCCATACTTGTTTAAAATTCAACACACAGATGTGCCTCTTTCTTACTATACTGGAATCCTTG CATCTGGTGCAGTTGGTCAGCTTGTGGGGCAGTTTGCAAAGTTATTGGGCTGCTATGTCGTCGGAAGTGCTGGAAGCAAAGACAAG GTTGATCTACTGAAGAACAAGTTTGGGTTCGACGAGGCATTTAACTATAAAGAAGAAGCTGATTTGAATGCAGCATTGAAAAG GTACTTTCCCGAAGGAATTGATGTATATTTTGAAAACGTTGGTGGAAAAACGCTTGACGCAGTGCTACCCAACATGAAAATCCGTGGTCGAATTGCTGCATGCGGTATGATCTCACAGTACAATCTTGACAAGCCTGAAGGTGTGCACAACTTGATGTATCTTGTTTCGAAGAGGCTTCGAATGGAAGGATTCATTGTTCTCGATCACTATCACCTCTATCCAAAGTTTCTGGAAATGATCATTCCTCACATCAAAGAAGGGAAGCTTGTATACGTCGAAGACATGGCTGAAGGTCTGGAGAGTGCTCCGGCAGCTCTCATCGGTCTATTCTCTGGCCAGAATGTTGGGAAACAGGTGGTTGCTGTTGCTCCTGAATGA